A genomic window from Cupriavidus basilensis includes:
- the murA gene encoding UDP-N-acetylglucosamine 1-carboxyvinyltransferase, protein MDKLEIQGNGPLRGEIRVSGAKNAALPILCAGLLSADTISLDNVPRLQDVGTTLKLLRQMGMKAEQDGTHVTLNGAGVDLPEAPYELVKTMRASILVLGPLVARFGQARVSLPGGCAIGARPVDQHIKGLQAMGAEISIEHGFIHARAKRLKGARVVTDMITVTGTENLLMAATLADGETVLENAAREPEVTDLANLLVKMGARIEGIGTDRLVIQGVDRLHGASHAVIADRIEAGTFLCAAAATLGDVVLRGVSPHILDTVLDKLREAGAAIEAGEDWIRLKMAQRPQSVSFRTSEYPAFPTDMQAQFMALNSVAGGVARITETIFENRFMHVQELSRLGADIAVEGNTAVVTGVPRLSGAKVMATDLRASASLVIAGLVAEGETVIDRIYHLDRGYDRMEDKLSAVGAKIRRIA, encoded by the coding sequence ATGGACAAACTCGAGATCCAGGGCAATGGCCCGCTGCGAGGCGAGATCCGCGTATCCGGCGCCAAGAACGCCGCGCTGCCGATCCTGTGCGCGGGACTGCTTAGCGCCGACACCATCTCGCTCGACAACGTTCCCAGGCTGCAGGACGTAGGTACCACGCTCAAGCTGCTGCGCCAGATGGGCATGAAGGCCGAGCAGGACGGCACGCACGTGACGCTCAACGGCGCCGGCGTCGACTTGCCCGAGGCTCCCTACGAGCTGGTCAAGACCATGCGCGCGTCAATCCTGGTGCTGGGCCCGCTGGTGGCGCGATTTGGCCAAGCGCGCGTGTCGCTGCCCGGCGGCTGCGCCATTGGCGCGCGCCCGGTCGACCAGCACATCAAGGGCCTGCAGGCCATGGGCGCCGAGATCAGCATCGAGCACGGCTTTATCCATGCTCGCGCCAAGCGCCTGAAGGGCGCGCGTGTGGTGACCGACATGATCACCGTGACCGGCACCGAGAACCTGCTGATGGCCGCCACGCTGGCCGACGGCGAGACCGTGCTCGAGAACGCCGCGCGTGAGCCCGAAGTGACCGACCTGGCCAACCTGCTGGTCAAAATGGGGGCCCGTATCGAGGGCATCGGCACCGACCGCCTGGTGATCCAGGGCGTGGATCGCCTGCATGGCGCCAGCCACGCTGTGATTGCCGACCGTATCGAGGCTGGCACCTTCCTGTGCGCGGCCGCGGCGACGCTTGGCGATGTGGTGCTGCGCGGCGTGTCGCCGCACATTTTGGACACGGTGCTCGACAAGCTGCGCGAAGCCGGCGCCGCCATCGAGGCCGGCGAAGACTGGATCCGCCTGAAGATGGCCCAGCGCCCACAGTCGGTGAGCTTCCGTACCTCCGAATACCCGGCCTTCCCGACCGACATGCAGGCGCAGTTCATGGCGCTGAACAGCGTGGCCGGCGGCGTGGCCCGCATTACCGAAACCATCTTCGAGAACCGCTTCATGCATGTGCAGGAGCTGAGCCGGCTGGGCGCCGACATCGCGGTCGAAGGCAATACCGCGGTGGTCACCGGCGTGCCCCGGCTGTCGGGCGCCAAGGTGATGGCGACCGACCTGCGCGCCTCCGCCAGCCTGGTGATCGCCGGCCTGGTGGCCGAGGGCGAGACCGTGATCGACCGCATCTATCACCTTGACCGTGGCTATGACCGCATGGAAGACAAGCTGTCGGCCGTGGGCGCCAAGATCCGCCGCATCGCCTGA
- a CDS encoding BolA family protein produces the protein MLPTPQQVSDYIAQGLSCEHLEVEGDGQHFFATIVSAQFDGKRLIQRHQQVYAALGDRMRAEIHALSMKTLTPAEWQAQAGEGKQ, from the coding sequence ATGCTGCCTACACCCCAACAAGTCAGTGACTACATCGCCCAAGGGCTGTCCTGCGAACACCTGGAAGTGGAGGGCGACGGCCAGCACTTCTTTGCCACCATCGTCAGCGCCCAGTTTGACGGCAAGCGCCTGATCCAGCGGCACCAGCAGGTCTATGCTGCGCTGGGCGACCGCATGCGCGCCGAGATCCACGCACTGTCGATGAAGACGCTGACGCCGGCCGAATGGCAGGCGCAGGCGGGCGAGGGAAAGCAGTAA
- a CDS encoding ABC transporter permease — protein MAVGGLVGFRTLLYKEVLRFWKVSFQTVAAPVLTAILYLLIFGHVLENRVKVYDQISYTAFLVPGLVMMSVLQNAFANSSSSLIQSKITGNLVFIMLPPLSHWEMFGAYVVASIVRGLAVGLGVLLVTAWFANLHFANIAWILVFAVLGAAILGTLGLIAGIWAEKFDQLAAFQNFLIMPATFLSGVFYSIHSLPAFWQAVSHANPFFYMIDGFRYGFFGVSDVAPGFSLAVVGTAFVVLATVALQLLKSGYKLRH, from the coding sequence ATGGCGGTGGGGGGGCTGGTAGGCTTTCGCACGCTGCTCTACAAGGAAGTCCTGCGTTTCTGGAAGGTCAGCTTCCAGACCGTGGCGGCGCCGGTGCTCACCGCGATCCTGTACCTGCTGATCTTCGGCCATGTGCTGGAGAACCGGGTGAAGGTCTACGACCAGATCAGTTATACGGCCTTCCTGGTGCCCGGGCTGGTGATGATGAGCGTGCTGCAGAACGCCTTTGCCAACAGTTCGTCGTCGCTGATCCAGTCCAAAATTACCGGCAACCTGGTGTTCATCATGCTGCCGCCGCTGTCGCATTGGGAAATGTTCGGCGCCTATGTGGTGGCATCCATCGTGCGCGGCCTGGCCGTGGGACTGGGCGTGCTGCTGGTGACGGCCTGGTTCGCCAACCTGCATTTCGCCAATATCGCCTGGATCCTAGTGTTTGCCGTGCTCGGCGCGGCGATCCTTGGCACGCTGGGGCTGATCGCCGGGATCTGGGCTGAGAAATTCGACCAGCTCGCGGCCTTCCAGAACTTCCTGATCATGCCGGCCACTTTCTTGTCCGGTGTGTTTTATTCGATCCACTCGCTGCCTGCCTTCTGGCAGGCGGTGTCGCACGCCAATCCGTTCTTCTACATGATCGACGGTTTCCGCTATGGCTTCTTTGGCGTCTCCGACGTGGCGCCGGGCTTCAGCCTCGCAGTCGTGGGTACGGCTTTCGTGGTGCTTGCCACGGTCGCGCTGCAGCTGCTCAAGAGCGGCTACAAGCTGCGCCACTGA
- a CDS encoding ABC transporter ATP-binding protein encodes MKAIELKDVRKRYRNLQALKGVSFTVERGEFFGLLGPNGAGKTTLISILAGLNRADSGSVSVLGHDVVSDYRLARRMLGVVPQELVFDPFFTVRETLRLQSGYFGLTRNDDWIDEIMANLDLTNKADANMRQLSGGMKRRVLVAQALVHRPPVIVLDEPTAGVDVELRQTLWKFISRLNREGHTIILTTHYLEEAEALCDRIAMLKFGEVVALDRTSNLLSQFAGLQLALTFSRGALPAALEPLRMPSSNPGERAVRLRLSGYPAVEPILAACREAGCEIEDMEINKADLEDVFVQIMRREGHMPGALPDTAVEAAA; translated from the coding sequence ATGAAAGCCATCGAACTCAAAGACGTTCGCAAGCGCTACCGCAACCTGCAAGCGCTCAAGGGCGTCAGCTTCACCGTCGAGCGGGGCGAATTCTTCGGCCTGCTCGGCCCCAACGGTGCAGGCAAGACCACGCTGATCTCCATCCTGGCGGGCCTGAACCGTGCCGATTCCGGCAGCGTCAGCGTGCTCGGCCACGACGTGGTGTCCGATTACCGGCTGGCGCGGCGTATGCTGGGCGTGGTGCCGCAGGAACTGGTCTTCGATCCCTTTTTCACGGTGCGCGAGACGTTGCGCCTGCAGTCCGGCTACTTCGGCCTGACCCGCAACGACGACTGGATCGACGAGATCATGGCCAACCTCGATCTCACCAACAAAGCCGACGCCAACATGCGCCAGCTCTCCGGCGGCATGAAGCGCCGCGTGCTGGTGGCCCAGGCGCTGGTGCACCGGCCGCCGGTCATCGTGCTCGACGAGCCCACCGCCGGGGTTGACGTGGAACTGCGCCAAACGCTGTGGAAGTTCATCTCGCGCCTGAATCGCGAAGGCCACACCATCATCCTGACCACGCACTACCTGGAAGAGGCCGAGGCGCTGTGTGACCGCATCGCCATGCTCAAGTTCGGCGAGGTGGTGGCGCTGGACCGCACCAGCAACCTGCTGAGCCAGTTCGCCGGGCTGCAGCTGGCGCTGACATTTTCCCGTGGTGCCTTGCCGGCCGCGCTTGAGCCGCTGCGCATGCCCTCCTCCAACCCGGGCGAACGCGCGGTGCGGCTGCGGCTGTCGGGCTACCCGGCCGTGGAGCCGATTCTGGCCGCCTGCCGCGAGGCCGGCTGCGAGATCGAAGACATGGAAATCAACAAGGCAGACCTGGAGGACGTGTTCGTGCAGATCATGCGGCGCGAAGGCCATATGCCGGGCGCGTTGCCGGATACGGCGGTGGAGGCTGCAGCATGA
- a CDS encoding STAS domain-containing protein, with translation MLSLDTSLTNRNAAAVLRDGLARLAQGEAQVDCSKLAQVDSAAVAVLLAWQRDAASRGQSLAFVGVPAQLAELAALYGVDSLLQLGAQAGARGAQVTVSHRH, from the coding sequence ATGCTTTCGCTCGACACCTCGCTGACCAACCGCAACGCCGCCGCCGTGCTGCGTGACGGGCTGGCACGCTTGGCCCAGGGCGAAGCCCAGGTGGACTGCAGCAAACTGGCCCAGGTCGACTCCGCCGCCGTCGCCGTGCTGCTGGCTTGGCAGCGCGATGCAGCCAGCCGAGGCCAGTCGCTCGCGTTCGTTGGCGTACCGGCTCAGCTGGCTGAGCTGGCCGCGTTGTACGGCGTCGATTCCCTGCTGCAACTCGGCGCCCAGGCGGGCGCGCGGGGCGCGCAAGTCACTGTTTCCCACCGACATTGA
- a CDS encoding MlaC/ttg2D family ABC transporter substrate-binding protein, giving the protein MLKRLLLPFLTVVAFSGAAHAQSQDASTPDGLVKAVVSDVMTSVKADKDMQAGNIGKISALVEQKILPNANFQKTTQIAMGRNWSKATPEQQKQITDEFKTLLIRTYSGAIAQIRDQSVQFRPYRGSPDDTDATIRTQVINKGEPIQLDYRLEKTAQGWKVYDINVLGAWLTEAYKGSFNTIVGQQGVDGVIKTLQDRNRQLANAKN; this is encoded by the coding sequence ATGCTGAAGCGACTGTTGCTGCCTTTTCTTACCGTGGTTGCCTTTTCCGGCGCCGCCCACGCCCAATCGCAGGATGCCAGCACGCCCGACGGGCTGGTCAAGGCCGTGGTCAGCGACGTGATGACTTCGGTCAAGGCGGACAAGGACATGCAGGCCGGGAACATCGGCAAGATCTCGGCGCTGGTTGAGCAGAAGATCCTGCCCAACGCGAATTTCCAGAAAACCACGCAGATCGCCATGGGCCGCAACTGGTCCAAGGCCACGCCCGAGCAGCAAAAGCAGATCACCGACGAATTCAAGACCCTGCTGATCCGCACCTATTCGGGCGCCATCGCGCAGATCCGCGACCAGAGCGTGCAGTTCCGCCCGTATCGTGGCAGCCCGGACGATACCGACGCCACCATTCGCACCCAGGTCATCAACAAGGGCGAGCCGATCCAGCTCGACTACCGCCTTGAGAAGACCGCGCAGGGCTGGAAGGTCTATGACATCAACGTGCTGGGCGCCTGGCTGACCGAGGCCTACAAGGGCAGCTTCAACACCATCGTGGGCCAGCAGGGCGTGGACGGCGTGATCAAGACGCTGCAGGACCGCAACCGCCAGCTCGCCAACGCCAAGAACTGA
- a CDS encoding VacJ family lipoprotein: MTGRRAAARWRVGRNCLLAASVAWLAAGCATGPTANPKDPIEPFNREVFKVNDAVDRTVLRPVAQVYADYVPSPIRTAIDNAFSNVSDVYSAVNNLLQGKPTRAAEDTMRVAINSVLGIGGLIDIATPAGLPKYKEDFGQTLGVWGVPAGPYLVLPLFGPSTVRDTAGMLVDRQIDPSAYIDPVWLRNSLFGVRVVNTRASLLGATGLIEMAALDKYAFTRDAYLQRREYQIYDGNPPESDDTVPASPPPDATQENQALPTPPVQMPGNIGNFRLR; this comes from the coding sequence ATGACCGGCAGGCGTGCTGCCGCGCGCTGGCGCGTGGGACGAAACTGCTTGCTGGCGGCCTCGGTTGCATGGCTGGCGGCAGGTTGCGCCACTGGCCCGACCGCCAACCCGAAGGATCCTATCGAGCCCTTCAACCGGGAAGTCTTCAAGGTTAACGACGCCGTCGACAGGACCGTGCTGCGCCCGGTTGCCCAGGTGTACGCCGATTACGTTCCGTCGCCGATCCGCACCGCGATCGACAATGCCTTTTCCAACGTCAGCGATGTCTACTCGGCCGTCAACAACCTGCTGCAGGGCAAGCCCACCCGCGCCGCGGAAGACACCATGCGCGTGGCCATCAACAGCGTGCTGGGCATCGGCGGGCTGATCGACATCGCCACGCCGGCGGGCTTGCCGAAGTACAAGGAAGACTTCGGCCAGACCCTGGGCGTATGGGGCGTGCCGGCCGGCCCGTACCTGGTGCTGCCGCTGTTCGGGCCGAGCACGGTGCGCGATACTGCCGGCATGCTGGTTGACCGCCAGATCGATCCGTCGGCGTATATCGATCCCGTGTGGTTGCGCAACTCGCTGTTCGGGGTGCGTGTCGTCAACACCCGGGCTTCGCTGCTTGGTGCCACTGGCCTGATCGAGATGGCGGCGCTCGACAAGTACGCCTTCACGCGCGATGCGTACCTGCAGCGCCGTGAGTACCAGATCTATGACGGCAACCCGCCGGAGAGCGACGATACCGTGCCGGCCAGCCCGCCGCCGGATGCCACGCAGGAAAACCAGGCGCTGCCCACGCCACCAGTGCAGATGCCGGGCAATATCGGCAATTTCCGCCTGCGCTGA
- the mlaD gene encoding outer membrane lipid asymmetry maintenance protein MlaD produces MKRNTLDFWVGLFVVAGFVALLFLALKAGNMSALSFQDTYSVQARFDNIGGLKPRAPVKSAGVVVGRVADIRFDDKTYQATVTLNLEKRYQFPKDTSAKILTSGLLGEQYLGLEAGGDTAMLAEGSRITMTQSAVVLENLIGQFLYNKAADAGAGGNNAGGAAAGAASGAAGVVK; encoded by the coding sequence ATGAAAAGAAATACACTCGATTTCTGGGTTGGGCTGTTTGTTGTGGCGGGTTTCGTGGCGCTGCTGTTCCTGGCGCTCAAGGCCGGCAACATGAGCGCCCTGTCGTTCCAGGACACCTATTCGGTCCAGGCGCGCTTCGATAATATCGGCGGCCTGAAGCCGCGTGCCCCGGTGAAGAGCGCCGGCGTGGTGGTGGGCCGTGTGGCGGATATCCGCTTCGACGACAAGACCTACCAGGCGACCGTGACGCTCAACCTGGAAAAGCGCTACCAGTTTCCGAAGGACACCTCGGCCAAGATCCTGACCTCGGGCTTGCTCGGGGAGCAGTACCTGGGCCTTGAGGCGGGTGGCGACACCGCCATGCTGGCGGAAGGCTCGCGCATCACCATGACGCAGTCGGCCGTGGTGCTGGAGAACCTGATCGGGCAGTTCCTGTATAACAAGGCCGCCGATGCGGGGGCGGGTGGCAACAATGCAGGCGGCGCTGCTGCGGGAGCTGCCAGCGGCGCAGCGGGGGTGGTGAAATGA
- the mlaE gene encoding lipid asymmetry maintenance ABC transporter permease subunit MlaE, with translation MMGFFTSIGSAVRQSVSGLGHATRMFFTVLAMSPALLRRFRLVSDQIFFVGNLSLVIIAVSGLFVGFVLGLQGYYTLNRYGSEQALGLLVALSLVRELGPVVTALLFAGRAGTSLTAEIGLMKAGEQLTAMEMMAVNPLQRVIAPRFWAGVVAMPVLAAIFSAVGILGGYVVGVQMIGVDAGAFWSQMQNGVDVRNDVLNGVIKSFIFGVAVTFIALYQGYQAKPTPEGVSRATTRTVVIASLAVLALDFLLTALMFS, from the coding sequence ATGATGGGATTTTTCACGAGCATCGGCTCCGCGGTGCGGCAGTCGGTCAGCGGACTGGGTCATGCCACGCGCATGTTTTTCACGGTACTGGCGATGTCTCCGGCGTTGCTGCGCCGCTTCCGGCTGGTGAGCGACCAGATTTTCTTTGTCGGCAACCTGTCGCTGGTGATCATTGCGGTTTCTGGCCTGTTTGTCGGCTTTGTGCTGGGTTTGCAGGGCTATTACACGCTGAATCGCTACGGCTCCGAGCAGGCGCTGGGGCTGCTGGTGGCGCTGTCGCTGGTGCGCGAGCTGGGCCCGGTGGTGACGGCGCTGCTGTTCGCCGGCCGTGCCGGCACGTCACTCACCGCCGAGATCGGCCTGATGAAGGCGGGTGAGCAACTCACCGCCATGGAAATGATGGCGGTCAATCCGCTGCAGCGCGTGATTGCGCCGCGCTTCTGGGCTGGTGTGGTTGCCATGCCGGTGCTGGCGGCGATTTTCAGCGCCGTTGGCATCCTGGGTGGCTATGTGGTCGGGGTGCAGATGATCGGCGTGGACGCGGGCGCGTTCTGGTCGCAGATGCAAAACGGCGTGGATGTTCGCAATGACGTGCTCAATGGCGTCATTAAGAGCTTCATTTTTGGCGTCGCGGTGACGTTTATAGCGTTGTACCAGGGCTATCAGGCCAAGCCGACGCCGGAAGGCGTGTCGCGCGCCACCACGCGCACTGTCGTGATTGCCTCGCTGGCGGTGCTGGCGCTGGATTTCCTGCTGACTGCGCTGATGTTCAGCTGA
- a CDS encoding ABC transporter ATP-binding protein — MTDSASNLVELQSVDFAYTAGGKPILSGLSMRFPRGKVVAVMGGSGCGKTTVMRLIGGQVRPQSGQVLFNGANVPALARSDLYAVRRQMGMLFQFGALFTDLSVFDNVAFPLREHTDLPESMIRDLVLMKLNAVGLRGARELMPSEISGGMARRVALARAIALDPALLMYDEPFAGLDPISLGLTARLIRSLNDALGATSIIVSHDVNETFLIADYVYFIANGRIAAEGEPEALRASTDPFVHQFVHAEPDGPVPFHYPGPSLAEDFVSGAGR; from the coding sequence GTGACCGATTCCGCCTCAAACCTCGTCGAGCTCCAATCTGTCGATTTCGCCTATACGGCGGGCGGCAAGCCAATCCTGTCGGGCCTTAGCATGCGCTTCCCGCGCGGCAAGGTGGTGGCTGTCATGGGCGGCTCTGGCTGCGGCAAGACCACCGTGATGCGCCTGATCGGCGGCCAGGTCAGGCCGCAGAGCGGCCAGGTGCTCTTCAACGGCGCTAATGTTCCCGCCCTCGCCCGTAGTGACCTGTACGCCGTGCGGCGGCAGATGGGCATGCTGTTCCAGTTTGGTGCGTTGTTCACCGATCTCTCCGTGTTCGACAACGTTGCTTTCCCGTTGCGCGAACATACCGATTTGCCCGAGTCGATGATCCGCGACCTGGTGCTGATGAAGCTCAACGCCGTCGGCCTGCGCGGCGCGCGCGAGCTGATGCCGTCGGAGATCTCCGGTGGCATGGCGCGCCGGGTGGCACTGGCCCGCGCGATCGCGCTGGATCCAGCCCTGCTGATGTACGACGAGCCCTTTGCCGGCCTCGACCCGATCTCGCTGGGCCTGACCGCACGCCTGATCCGCAGCCTGAACGATGCGCTGGGGGCCACCTCCATCATCGTGTCGCATGACGTCAACGAGACCTTTCTCATCGCCGACTACGTCTATTTCATTGCCAATGGCCGCATTGCCGCCGAAGGCGAGCCCGAAGCCCTGCGTGCCTCGACGGATCCCTTCGTGCACCAGTTCGTCCATGCCGAGCCTGACGGCCCGGTCCCGTTCCACTATCCGGGGCCGTCGCTGGCCGAGGACTTCGTGAGCGGAGCCGGACGATGA
- a CDS encoding Bug family tripartite tricarboxylate transporter substrate binding protein, with protein MPACPQLFSHVWLLLFLAALLLAASRPGLARPASVPVTQAAAPARPISFPVRPIRLIVPFPAGGVPDAVARLLAERLAERLGVPVDVDNRPGAGGTTAGDVVAKASSDGHTLLFHQATMLIQPGLEPVPYDVVRDFTPVARVATMPLFLVIDARLPMRTPQQWLAAVNASPGSYSYGSGQAGSPSHLYAQYAVHGVPNGVPLVTAKGEAAVVQEMLAGRVSACFCAFASVQAQVKSGNLRLLGVTGVARSQLAPTVPTLQESGVDGYGAAAWYGVIAPAKTPHAIVARIASELDGIMGEREVRDRLLAAGLTPLRDSPEAFATAIRSESIQWQVILRQTGGPTEP; from the coding sequence ATGCCGGCTTGTCCGCAGCTGTTTTCGCATGTCTGGCTTCTGCTGTTCCTCGCTGCCCTGCTGCTTGCCGCGAGCCGGCCCGGTCTGGCCCGACCCGCCTCTGTGCCGGTTACCCAGGCGGCGGCGCCTGCGCGCCCGATATCGTTTCCCGTCCGTCCCATTCGCCTGATTGTGCCTTTCCCGGCCGGTGGCGTGCCGGATGCCGTGGCGCGCCTGCTGGCCGAGCGCCTGGCGGAACGCCTCGGCGTGCCGGTCGACGTCGACAACCGGCCCGGTGCGGGCGGCACCACGGCGGGAGACGTGGTGGCCAAGGCCAGTTCCGACGGGCATACCCTACTGTTCCACCAAGCCACCATGCTGATCCAGCCTGGCCTGGAGCCGGTGCCTTATGACGTAGTGCGCGACTTCACGCCGGTGGCGCGGGTCGCGACCATGCCGCTGTTCCTGGTGATCGACGCGCGCCTGCCGATGCGCACGCCGCAGCAATGGCTCGCCGCGGTCAATGCCAGTCCGGGATCCTACAGCTACGGTTCCGGCCAGGCCGGCAGCCCCTCGCATCTCTATGCCCAATACGCTGTGCATGGTGTGCCGAACGGGGTGCCGCTGGTTACGGCCAAGGGCGAGGCGGCGGTGGTGCAGGAGATGCTGGCAGGGCGCGTCAGTGCTTGCTTCTGCGCGTTTGCTTCCGTGCAGGCCCAGGTCAAGAGCGGCAACTTGCGCCTGCTTGGCGTGACTGGTGTGGCGCGCTCGCAACTGGCGCCCACGGTGCCCACGCTGCAGGAGTCGGGGGTGGATGGCTACGGCGCGGCGGCCTGGTACGGCGTCATTGCCCCGGCCAAGACACCGCATGCCATCGTGGCGCGGATCGCCAGCGAGCTGGACGGCATCATGGGCGAGCGCGAGGTGCGGGATCGCCTGCTGGCTGCAGGCCTGACGCCGTTGCGCGATTCGCCGGAAGCCTTTGCGACGGCGATCCGGTCGGAGTCGATCCAGTGGCAGGTGATCTTGCGGCAAACTGGCGGGCCTACTGAACCTTGA
- a CDS encoding GNAT family N-acetyltransferase, which produces MREYTPRPMLATDLPAVLEIQAQCYRGMLLESAAALGSRLALSPATCWVAAGRNGELAAYLFTHMWPQNSLPALDGVLERHWERAGEPAGMLTWFVHDMAVAPAGQGRGLAPTLYAAARTTALAAGLRSSRLVAVQSAAAWWRRLGYENLTPPSAAASAKLAAYGNDAVLMGRTLQPG; this is translated from the coding sequence ATGCGTGAATACACTCCTCGGCCCATGCTGGCCACCGACCTGCCCGCCGTGCTGGAAATCCAGGCCCAGTGCTATCGCGGCATGCTGCTCGAGTCCGCCGCAGCCCTCGGCAGCCGCCTGGCGCTGTCGCCCGCCACTTGCTGGGTGGCCGCCGGCCGGAATGGTGAGCTGGCAGCCTATCTGTTTACCCACATGTGGCCCCAGAACAGCCTGCCAGCACTCGACGGGGTGCTGGAGCGGCATTGGGAACGCGCTGGTGAGCCGGCCGGCATGCTGACCTGGTTCGTGCACGATATGGCGGTAGCGCCCGCCGGCCAAGGCCGGGGCCTGGCGCCAACGCTCTACGCCGCGGCCCGCACGACCGCGCTCGCTGCCGGATTGCGCTCGTCGCGGCTGGTCGCCGTGCAATCGGCTGCGGCATGGTGGCGCAGACTCGGGTACGAGAATTTGACGCCTCCAAGCGCTGCCGCGTCCGCCAAACTGGCGGCTTACGGCAACGATGCCGTGCTGATGGGCCGTACGCTGCAGCCAGGCTGA
- a CDS encoding glutamate synthase subunit beta — MGKATGFLEFPRQNEGYEPVTKRVKHYKEFVFALSDSEAKIQGARCMDCGIPFCNNGCPVNNIIPDFNDLVYRQDWKSAIEVLHQTNNFPEFTGRICPAPCEAACTLGINEAPVGIKSIEHAIIDKAWEEGWVAPRPPKHKTGKTVAVVGSGPAGMAVAQQLARAGHDVTVFEKNDRIGGLLRYGIPDFKLEKWLIDRRMEQMQAEGVTFRAGVMVTDGELPAGIKNYARETISAQALQDQFDAVVLAGGSEVPRDLPVPGRELDGIHYALEFLIPQNKEVAGDEPNALRADGKHVIVIGGGDTGSDCVGTSNRHGAESIIQFELLPQPPEEENKALVWPYWPIKLRTSSSHDEGCNRDWSVATKEFIGENGKITALKACRVEWKDGKMQEVPDSEFILKADLVLLAMGFTNPVGSLLSAFGVDTDARKNARASTEGDRAYHTNVPKVFAAGDVRRGQSLVVWAIREGRQAARSVDAFLMGHSELPR, encoded by the coding sequence ATGGGTAAGGCGACTGGCTTTCTCGAATTTCCGCGCCAGAACGAAGGTTACGAGCCCGTAACCAAGCGCGTGAAGCACTACAAGGAATTCGTATTCGCGCTGTCCGACAGCGAAGCGAAGATCCAGGGCGCGCGCTGCATGGACTGCGGCATCCCGTTCTGCAACAACGGCTGCCCGGTCAACAACATCATCCCCGACTTCAACGACCTGGTGTATCGCCAGGACTGGAAGTCGGCGATCGAGGTGCTGCACCAGACCAACAACTTCCCCGAGTTCACGGGCCGCATCTGCCCGGCACCGTGCGAAGCTGCCTGCACCCTTGGCATCAATGAAGCACCGGTCGGCATCAAGTCGATCGAGCACGCCATCATCGACAAGGCCTGGGAAGAAGGCTGGGTTGCCCCGCGGCCGCCCAAGCACAAGACCGGCAAGACCGTTGCCGTGGTTGGCTCCGGCCCCGCCGGCATGGCCGTCGCCCAGCAATTGGCGCGCGCCGGCCATGACGTGACCGTGTTCGAGAAGAACGACCGCATCGGTGGCCTGCTGCGCTATGGCATCCCCGACTTCAAGCTTGAGAAGTGGCTGATCGACCGCCGCATGGAACAGATGCAGGCCGAAGGCGTGACCTTCCGTGCCGGCGTGATGGTGACCGACGGCGAACTGCCGGCCGGCATCAAGAACTATGCGCGTGAAACCATCTCGGCACAGGCCCTGCAAGACCAGTTCGACGCCGTGGTGCTGGCGGGTGGCTCGGAAGTGCCGCGCGACCTGCCGGTCCCGGGGCGCGAGCTCGACGGCATCCATTACGCGCTGGAATTCCTGATCCCGCAGAACAAGGAAGTGGCCGGCGACGAGCCCAACGCGCTGCGCGCCGATGGCAAGCACGTGATCGTGATCGGTGGCGGCGATACCGGCTCAGACTGCGTAGGTACGTCGAACCGCCATGGCGCGGAATCGATCATCCAGTTCGAGCTGCTGCCGCAGCCGCCGGAAGAAGAGAACAAGGCGCTGGTGTGGCCGTACTGGCCGATCAAGCTGCGCACCTCGTCCTCGCACGACGAAGGCTGCAACCGCGACTGGTCGGTCGCCACCAAGGAGTTCATTGGCGAGAACGGCAAGATCACCGCGCTCAAGGCCTGCCGCGTCGAATGGAAGGATGGCAAGATGCAGGAAGTGCCGGACAGCGAGTTCATCCTCAAGGCGGATCTCGTGCTGCTGGCCATGGGCTTCACCAACCCGGTGGGCTCGCTGCTCAGCGCTTTCGGCGTGGATACCGATGCGCGCAAGAACGCCCGCGCCAGCACCGAAGGCGATCGTGCGTATCACACCAACGTGCCCAAGGTGTTCGCCGCTGGCGACGTGCGCCGCGGCCAGTCGCTGGTGGTGTGGGCGATCCGCGAAGGCCGCCAGGCCGCGCGTTCGGTCGATGCCTTCCTGATGGGGCATTCCGAGCTGCCGCGCTGA